The following proteins come from a genomic window of Nostoc sp. ATCC 53789:
- a CDS encoding GlsB/YeaQ/YmgE family stress response membrane protein has product MTNIIAWLVLGLIAGALAKLFYPGTQGGGILSTIILGILGAVVGGYLGQVLLGSSSAAAASVGALSLGSILFAVLGAMLLIFLWGLLTRRAV; this is encoded by the coding sequence ATGACTAACATTATTGCTTGGCTGGTTTTGGGTTTAATTGCAGGCGCGTTAGCTAAGTTATTTTATCCAGGAACCCAAGGTGGCGGTATTCTTTCCACAATTATATTAGGAATACTTGGAGCCGTAGTCGGTGGTTATTTGGGTCAAGTTTTACTAGGGAGCAGTTCAGCAGCAGCCGCATCTGTAGGAGCTTTATCTTTGGGAAGCATTTTATTTGCTGTTCTGGGTGCTATGCTGCTGATTTTCCTGTGGGGTTTACTGACTCGCCGAGCTGTATAA
- the rsmI gene encoding 16S rRNA (cytidine(1402)-2'-O)-methyltransferase, giving the protein MQTDPKPRTLYVVGTPIGNLEDITFRAVRILQTVDIIAAEDTRHTGKLLQHFQVKTPQVSYHEHNRTSRIPELLEHLVNNKAIALVTDAGMPGISDPGYELVKACIEAGISVVPIPGASAAITALSASGLPTDRFVFEGFLPAKTQQRQEYLESLQTESRTLIFYESPHRLRDTLQDLALVWGSDRQIVLGRELTKLYEEFWRGTIAEAIAHYSQREPQGEYTLVVAGIPASQPQLTEEELKAELKMLISQGISRSQASRQLAKFTSLPRRQLYQLALSLVVTPES; this is encoded by the coding sequence ATGCAAACCGATCCAAAACCAAGAACACTTTACGTTGTCGGTACACCCATTGGCAACCTGGAAGATATAACCTTTCGGGCGGTGCGAATTTTGCAGACTGTGGATATCATTGCTGCGGAAGACACCCGTCACACAGGGAAATTATTACAGCATTTTCAAGTTAAAACTCCCCAGGTGAGTTACCACGAACACAATCGTACTAGCCGCATCCCGGAATTATTAGAGCATTTAGTTAACAATAAAGCGATCGCACTTGTGACTGATGCGGGAATGCCAGGTATTTCCGATCCTGGATATGAACTGGTAAAAGCCTGCATTGAGGCGGGGATTTCAGTAGTTCCCATTCCTGGCGCTAGTGCAGCAATTACCGCTTTGAGTGCATCTGGATTACCAACAGATCGGTTTGTCTTTGAAGGCTTTCTGCCGGCGAAAACTCAACAGAGACAAGAATATTTAGAATCTCTGCAAACAGAATCTCGCACATTGATTTTCTACGAATCACCCCACCGCTTGCGAGATACTTTACAAGACTTAGCTCTTGTTTGGGGGAGCGATCGCCAAATTGTGCTAGGGCGGGAGTTAACAAAATTGTATGAGGAATTTTGGCGGGGGACGATTGCCGAAGCGATCGCTCACTACAGCCAACGAGAACCCCAGGGTGAATATACATTAGTAGTGGCAGGAATTCCAGCCAGTCAGCCTCAACTGACAGAAGAGGAATTGAAAGCCGAATTGAAAATGTTAATTAGTCAGGGAATATCGCGATCGCAAGCTAGTCGTCAGTTAGCAAAATTTACCTCCCTTCCCCGTCGCCAACTTTATCAACTAGCTCTTTCTTTGGTCGTTACTCCTGAGTCTTGA
- a CDS encoding sugar kinase: MTNGSSKIQNPKSDHGLFVGLVTLDLIYLAESAPKNNQKIVATDYTVAAGGPATNAAVTFRHLGNQATVLGVVGSHPMTQLIRGDLANYKVEIADLEPTTDLAPPVSSIIVTQATGERAVVSINAVKTQASSASIPSDILQNVNIVLIDGHQMAVSYFIAQAAKAKNIPVVIDGGSWKPGFEQILPFVDYAICSANFYPPNCQTGKDVFAYLAGFKIPYIAITHGQKPIEYLSCTKTGIVDVPQIHAVDTLGAGDIFHGAFCDYILRESFTDALALAAKIAADSCKCFGTRRWMDLKC; encoded by the coding sequence ATGACAAATGGCTCGTCCAAAATTCAAAATCCAAAATCGGATCATGGGTTATTTGTCGGTTTAGTAACTTTAGATTTGATTTACCTTGCTGAATCTGCCCCCAAAAATAATCAGAAGATTGTCGCTACTGACTATACTGTAGCGGCAGGTGGCCCAGCAACAAACGCAGCTGTAACTTTCAGGCATTTAGGTAATCAAGCTACAGTCTTAGGTGTAGTGGGTTCTCACCCAATGACACAGCTAATTCGAGGCGATTTGGCAAATTACAAAGTTGAGATCGCAGACCTTGAGCCTACCACTGATTTAGCACCGCCTGTCTCCTCAATCATTGTCACCCAAGCCACAGGTGAAAGAGCCGTGGTTTCCATCAATGCTGTCAAAACTCAAGCCAGTAGCGCATCTATCCCTTCAGATATTTTACAAAATGTCAACATAGTACTGATTGATGGGCATCAGATGGCTGTAAGTTATTTCATAGCCCAAGCAGCTAAAGCCAAAAATATCCCAGTAGTAATCGATGGTGGCAGTTGGAAGCCTGGATTTGAGCAAATTTTGCCGTTTGTAGATTATGCCATCTGTTCAGCTAATTTTTATCCCCCCAACTGTCAGACTGGAAAAGACGTTTTTGCCTATCTGGCCGGGTTTAAGATTCCTTACATCGCCATTACTCACGGACAAAAACCAATTGAATACTTGAGTTGCACTAAAACTGGTATCGTAGATGTGCCGCAAATACACGCGGTTGATACATTAGGGGCTGGAGATATTTTCCACGGTGCTTTTTGTGATTACATTTTAAGGGAAAGTTTTACTGATGCGTTGGCGCTAGCAGCTAAGATTGCTGCTGATTCCTGTAAATGTTTTGGCACTCGGCGCTGGATGGATTTAAAGTGCTGA
- a CDS encoding 3'(2'),5'-bisphosphate nucleotidase CysQ → MKDLQQILAIAREIGWGAADILRSYYHGTAKDPNLDVQYKQNEPVTVADVAVSQYILQKLQATLGNEDFAYISEETYQSPTTGAHPSAPWVWIIDPLDGTRDFIEKTGDYAVHIALVKETRPVLAVVAVPESEKLYYATKGGGTFVETRDGSVPLQVSSSKPIEDLTLVVSRSHRNQRLDYLLQNLPCQNQKSVGSVGCKIATIVEQQADIYISLSGKSAPKDWDMAAPELILTEAGGKFTHFDGAPLQYNTGDINQWGGLLASNGEYHEALCQQAEKILAQFDHS, encoded by the coding sequence ATGAAAGACTTACAACAAATATTAGCGATCGCTCGTGAGATAGGTTGGGGTGCAGCAGATATACTGCGATCGTACTACCACGGCACCGCAAAAGACCCTAACTTAGATGTGCAATATAAACAAAATGAGCCTGTTACCGTTGCCGATGTAGCTGTGAGTCAATATATCTTGCAGAAGCTACAAGCAACTTTAGGTAACGAAGATTTTGCTTACATCAGTGAAGAAACCTATCAGTCGCCAACTACAGGCGCACACCCTTCCGCCCCTTGGGTATGGATAATTGACCCTTTGGATGGCACACGAGACTTTATTGAAAAAACTGGGGACTATGCAGTTCACATTGCTTTAGTCAAGGAAACGCGCCCAGTATTAGCAGTGGTGGCAGTACCAGAGTCAGAAAAGTTATATTACGCTACCAAAGGTGGGGGGACATTTGTAGAAACCCGTGATGGTTCTGTTCCTTTACAAGTGTCGTCAAGTAAACCAATTGAGGATTTAACCTTAGTGGTTAGTCGCTCTCACCGCAACCAACGCTTAGATTACTTGCTACAAAATTTACCCTGTCAAAATCAGAAATCTGTAGGTAGTGTAGGCTGTAAAATCGCCACTATTGTCGAGCAACAAGCAGATATCTATATTTCCCTTTCTGGTAAGTCTGCGCCCAAAGATTGGGATATGGCAGCACCTGAACTGATTTTAACAGAAGCTGGTGGTAAGTTTACCCACTTTGACGGCGCTCCGTTGCAGTATAACACTGGTGATATCAATCAATGGGGAGGTTTGCTGGCGAGTAATGGTGAATATCACGAAGCACTGTGCCAGCAAGCAGAAAAGATTTTAGCGCAGTTCGACCATAGCTAA
- a CDS encoding RNA-binding protein — MSIYVGNLSYQVTEEDLKQAFAEYGTVSRVQLPTDRETGRPRGFAFVEMESDTQEQAAIDALDGAEWMGRDLKVNKAKPREDRSSSPRGSWGGGNARRNNNNRY, encoded by the coding sequence ATGTCAATTTACGTCGGGAACCTGTCATATCAGGTTACAGAAGAGGACCTAAAGCAGGCTTTTGCAGAATACGGAACAGTAAGTCGTGTTCAACTACCCACAGATCGGGAAACAGGCCGGCCTCGTGGGTTCGCTTTTGTGGAAATGGAATCAGACACACAAGAACAAGCTGCCATTGATGCACTTGATGGTGCTGAATGGATGGGACGTGACTTGAAAGTGAACAAAGCTAAACCTCGTGAGGATAGAAGCAGTTCTCCTCGTGGTAGCTGGGGTGGTGGTAATGCCCGCCGCAACAATAATAATCGCTACTAA
- a CDS encoding HEAT repeat domain-containing protein: protein MNDDLKHWLEMLRSPDINDRIVAVKTLQHLGDEETIDALLIALKDEHITVQKIAISALWEIANPVAIPALIECLSSSDTDIRTEAASALSELITQDELLLLLDKLQSNDVNLQLNILVLLRKIHDIQCLPYVLPFLESKNPELREAAVTTLRYINQLEKCPQALNLIFDREASVRRAAALTLEHLQDAEVITILRQALTNDSDWQVRRNAAKSLAIHENHQAISALEIALNDEHWQVRKSAAQALQKIPDIQVMPRLIQALTDEYADVRKEAVIALGNLAHPDAINPLQQALDDPDREVSIQAQRAIQKAQIDKNFLP, encoded by the coding sequence ATGAATGATGACCTCAAACATTGGCTAGAAATGCTGCGATCGCCTGATATAAATGATCGTATAGTAGCTGTAAAAACCTTACAGCATTTAGGCGATGAAGAAACAATAGATGCTTTACTCATTGCTTTGAAAGATGAACATATTACTGTTCAAAAAATAGCGATATCCGCCCTTTGGGAAATTGCTAATCCTGTAGCAATACCTGCTTTAATTGAATGCCTTAGTTCATCGGATACAGATATTCGCACTGAAGCGGCATCAGCATTAAGTGAGTTAATAACACAAGATGAATTGTTACTTTTACTAGATAAACTGCAAAGTAATGATGTAAATCTCCAATTAAATATTTTAGTGCTTTTACGGAAAATACATGATATTCAATGTTTACCCTACGTTTTACCATTTCTAGAATCAAAAAATCCTGAGTTAAGAGAAGCAGCCGTTACCACACTGCGATATATCAATCAACTAGAAAAATGTCCCCAAGCTTTAAATCTAATTTTTGATCGAGAAGCAAGTGTACGTCGTGCTGCTGCTTTAACTTTAGAACATTTACAAGATGCAGAAGTGATTACAATACTTCGTCAAGCACTCACAAATGATAGTGATTGGCAGGTTCGCCGGAATGCAGCTAAATCTCTCGCTATTCATGAGAACCATCAAGCAATTTCAGCATTAGAAATAGCTTTAAATGATGAACATTGGCAAGTGCGAAAATCAGCAGCACAAGCTTTGCAAAAAATCCCAGATATTCAAGTTATGCCGAGATTAATTCAAGCATTAACAGATGAATATGCAGATGTACGCAAAGAAGCAGTAATTGCACTTGGTAATTTAGCTCATCCTGATGCTATTAATCCCTTACAACAAGCGTTGGATGATCCCGATAGAGAAGTTTCCATCCAAGCGCAACGCGCAATTCAAAAGGCTCAAATAGATAAAAACTTTCTTCCCTAG
- a CDS encoding ferredoxin family protein, translated as MALINQRIDVPVIVDESKCLEKCTACIEVCPLDVLAKNPETGKAYMKYDECWFCLPCEKECPTNAITVQIPFLLR; from the coding sequence ATGGCTTTAATTAATCAAAGAATAGATGTTCCTGTTATCGTTGATGAATCGAAATGTTTAGAAAAATGCACAGCCTGTATTGAAGTTTGTCCCTTGGATGTATTGGCAAAAAATCCAGAAACAGGCAAAGCCTACATGAAATATGATGAATGTTGGTTTTGTCTACCTTGTGAAAAAGAATGTCCAACGAATGCCATTACTGTGCAGATTCCCTTTTTATTACGTTAA
- a CDS encoding HAD family hydrolase, producing MKMLYKAIIFDLDNTLLNFELCERQAILGALEDCAVSLDLNGVSETIFLQVFETYNSKYWRQRDIFSPSEIIERSYRSTLAQLDIQTDQLSKLSQSFWHIFNHSGVMEPDVNEVLTVLAHNYRLAVITNGFVSAQLPRMQAAGIEHFFEEVVVSEAIGFAKPSPEIFHHALSRLNLTPAEVIYVGDSLKHDYAGATQVNIDFCYYNRKNQNLPKEVQPKFMISKLLKLLELLN from the coding sequence ATGAAAATGCTCTATAAAGCAATAATTTTTGATCTCGATAATACACTGTTGAATTTTGAGCTATGTGAACGCCAAGCTATTCTAGGAGCATTAGAAGATTGTGCAGTATCTTTAGATTTAAATGGAGTCAGTGAGACTATTTTTCTTCAAGTCTTTGAAACTTATAATTCCAAGTATTGGAGACAGCGAGATATCTTTTCTCCTAGTGAGATAATCGAGAGGTCTTATCGAAGTACACTTGCTCAATTAGATATACAAACAGATCAACTCAGCAAGCTTAGTCAAAGTTTTTGGCATATTTTTAATCATTCGGGCGTAATGGAACCTGATGTAAATGAAGTGCTAACTGTTCTCGCACACAATTATCGTTTGGCTGTCATTACGAACGGGTTTGTATCAGCGCAACTACCGAGAATGCAAGCTGCTGGAATTGAGCATTTTTTTGAAGAAGTTGTAGTTTCTGAAGCAATTGGTTTTGCTAAACCATCTCCTGAGATATTCCATCATGCTTTATCTAGGTTAAATTTAACACCAGCAGAAGTTATTTATGTTGGAGATTCTCTAAAGCACGACTATGCAGGAGCAACACAAGTCAATATTGATTTTTGCTATTACAACAGAAAAAATCAAAATTTACCAAAAGAAGTCCAACCAAAATTTATGATAAGTAAACTATTAAAATTGCTAGAGTTGCTTAACTAA
- a CDS encoding fumarate reductase/succinate dehydrogenase flavoprotein subunit, whose amino-acid sequence MDINTQRIKTDVLVIGGGTAGTMAGIKAKQANPDAEVLILEKANIRRSGAIAMGMDGVNTAVIPGHSTPEQYVREITLANDGIVNQKAIYQTGKLGYEVIQELESWGVKFQKDAQGNYDLKQVHRVGKYVLPMPEGKDLKTILTRQVKRHKVKVTNRVMATRVLVKAGRAIGAVGFDVRNGDYIIIQAKAVILCTGACGRLGLPASGYLYGTYENPTNAGDGYSMAYHAGAELSNIECFQVNPLIKDYNGPACAYVAGPFGAHTANAEGNRFISCDYWSGQMMLEIWKELNSGKGPVQLKMTHLDEDTIAEIESILWANERPSRERFHQGRNEDYRTHGVEMHISEIGLCSGHSASGVWVNENAQTTVPGLYAAGDMASVPHNYMIGAFVFGRIAGTHAIQYIQDLDFIEPDVDFLEAEKSRIYAPLTRPNGVPHTQVEYKLRRLVNDYLQPPKSGNKIEIGLKHFVQYQETLDLMGARDPHELMRSLEVHFIRDCAEMAARASLYRQETRWGLYHYRLDYPEKNDEEWFCHVNLKKDKLEQMVLFKRPVEPYIVEVDAVKEVYNVAVK is encoded by the coding sequence ATGGACATCAATACCCAACGGATAAAAACTGATGTACTTGTCATTGGTGGCGGTACAGCCGGAACAATGGCAGGTATCAAAGCCAAACAAGCGAATCCCGATGCAGAGGTGCTGATTTTAGAAAAGGCTAACATCCGACGGAGTGGTGCGATCGCAATGGGTATGGATGGCGTGAATACCGCAGTTATTCCGGGTCATTCTACACCAGAACAATACGTGCGCGAAATCACCCTTGCTAACGATGGCATTGTCAACCAAAAAGCCATTTATCAAACAGGCAAATTAGGTTACGAAGTGATCCAAGAATTAGAAAGTTGGGGTGTAAAATTTCAAAAAGATGCCCAAGGCAACTATGACTTAAAACAAGTGCATCGTGTGGGTAAATATGTCTTACCCATGCCAGAAGGAAAAGACCTCAAAACAATTCTTACCCGACAAGTCAAACGCCACAAAGTCAAAGTCACAAATCGCGTCATGGCAACCCGCGTCTTAGTCAAAGCAGGACGTGCTATTGGTGCAGTAGGATTTGATGTCAGAAACGGTGATTATATTATCATTCAAGCTAAAGCCGTTATCCTATGTACAGGTGCTTGCGGCAGATTAGGATTACCTGCTTCTGGCTATCTCTACGGCACTTACGAAAATCCTACCAATGCCGGAGATGGCTATTCAATGGCTTATCATGCAGGAGCAGAACTTAGTAATATTGAATGCTTTCAAGTTAATCCTTTAATCAAAGATTACAACGGCCCAGCCTGTGCTTATGTTGCCGGGCCTTTTGGCGCACATACAGCCAACGCTGAAGGAAATCGCTTCATTAGCTGTGACTATTGGAGTGGTCAAATGATGTTAGAAATCTGGAAAGAATTAAATTCTGGAAAAGGGCCAGTCCAATTGAAAATGACCCATCTTGATGAAGATACAATCGCTGAAATTGAATCCATACTGTGGGCGAATGAACGACCAAGTAGAGAACGTTTTCATCAAGGCAGAAATGAAGATTATCGCACTCACGGCGTAGAGATGCACATTTCCGAAATTGGCTTATGTAGTGGTCATAGTGCCTCTGGCGTGTGGGTAAATGAAAATGCTCAAACAACCGTCCCTGGTTTATATGCAGCCGGAGACATGGCCAGTGTTCCCCATAATTATATGATTGGGGCATTTGTTTTCGGTCGCATAGCCGGAACTCATGCCATTCAATATATTCAAGATTTAGATTTTATCGAACCAGATGTAGATTTTTTAGAAGCAGAAAAATCGAGAATTTATGCCCCATTAACTCGCCCTAATGGTGTACCTCATACCCAGGTTGAATATAAATTAAGACGCTTAGTTAATGATTATCTGCAACCACCAAAATCAGGCAATAAAATAGAGATTGGTTTAAAACATTTTGTGCAATATCAAGAAACATTAGATTTAATGGGCGCTCGTGATCCTCATGAATTGATGCGTAGTCTAGAAGTTCACTTTATTCGGGACTGTGCAGAAATGGCAGCTAGAGCATCATTATATCGTCAAGAGACTCGTTGGGGCCTTTATCATTACCGCTTAGATTATCCAGAAAAGAATGATGAAGAATGGTTTTGTCATGTCAATTTAAAGAAAGATAAATTAGAGCAAATGGTATTGTTTAAGCGTCCTGTAGAGCCTTACATCGTGGAAGTAGATGCAGTCAAAGAAGTCTACAATGTTGCTGTTAAATGA
- a CDS encoding Mrp/NBP35 family ATP-binding protein — protein sequence MSNHQLPFQRSDEEVQASSGDSLTIARKQEVVKLLKQISDRTLKNDIISLGMVRNLRMVDDYIYLRLYIGSHQHQLETEIQTVLSSLTWSKKTYIQLCTIPRVRTTLAVSSGKGGVGKSTTAVNLAAALQLAGAKVGLLDADVYGPNVPQMLGLGKSEVKVIDTPKGQRFVPLEAHGIKVMSVGLLAEADHPLAWRGPVLHKIITQFIHEVEWGELDYLLIDLPPGTGDAQITIVQESPICGVILVTTPQNVAISDVRRSVYMFRQVGVPVIGIIENMSYFMGNGGEKIPIFGSGGGQKLVEELKAPLLGQIPIDPLICNGGDIGEPLTLVDPNSKASQVFVQIAGALNATFSGSM from the coding sequence ATGTCAAACCATCAATTACCTTTCCAGCGTTCAGATGAAGAAGTACAAGCTTCTTCTGGCGACTCCCTCACCATCGCCCGGAAACAAGAAGTTGTGAAGCTTCTCAAGCAGATTAGCGATCGCACCCTAAAAAATGACATTATTAGTCTGGGGATGGTGCGAAATCTGCGGATGGTTGATGATTATATATATTTGCGTTTGTATATTGGTTCCCATCAACATCAATTAGAAACCGAGATTCAAACTGTATTATCATCCCTAACTTGGAGCAAAAAAACTTACATTCAACTCTGCACCATTCCAAGAGTAAGAACAACTCTAGCAGTTTCCAGTGGTAAGGGGGGTGTGGGGAAATCTACCACTGCGGTTAATTTAGCAGCAGCTTTACAATTGGCTGGGGCAAAAGTCGGTCTGTTGGATGCTGATGTTTACGGCCCCAATGTTCCCCAAATGCTGGGACTGGGTAAATCTGAAGTGAAAGTTATTGATACTCCCAAAGGTCAAAGGTTTGTACCATTAGAAGCCCACGGTATTAAAGTTATGTCTGTGGGACTGTTGGCTGAAGCAGACCATCCTTTAGCTTGGCGCGGCCCAGTTTTACATAAAATCATCACCCAGTTTATCCATGAAGTCGAGTGGGGAGAACTGGATTATTTATTAATTGACCTTCCTCCTGGTACTGGTGATGCTCAAATTACTATCGTGCAAGAAAGCCCGATTTGCGGGGTAATATTGGTAACAACTCCCCAAAATGTGGCAATTTCGGATGTCCGCCGCAGCGTTTATATGTTTCGCCAAGTTGGGGTTCCTGTTATCGGGATTATTGAAAATATGAGCTATTTCATGGGGAATGGTGGCGAAAAAATTCCGATTTTCGGTAGTGGTGGCGGTCAAAAGTTAGTAGAAGAACTCAAAGCACCTCTTTTAGGGCAGATTCCCATTGATCCCCTCATCTGTAACGGTGGCGATATCGGAGAACCCCTAACACTCGTTGACCCTAACTCCAAAGCTAGTCAAGTATTTGTGCAAATTGCTGGGGCGTTAAATGCTACTTTTTCTGGTTCTATGTAA
- a CDS encoding formylglycine-generating enzyme family protein, giving the protein MRKKHCFLTLLLIQPVALISLLSNLSALAVTVNLCPPEMVLISGGIFNMGADDSGFVEERTAKNVTVTSFCIDKYEVTNAQFAEFVKATKYVTVAQRPLSKEQFPDLPDEQRLPGSLVFHQPQQGVKQVQFLSWWHWTPGANWQHPFGSDSTVVGKEKYPVVHIAYEDAQAYAIWAGKSLPTEAQWEYAARGGLDGATYTWGNQYSEKKANTWQGIFPFFNTKADGYIGTAKVGSFSANGYGLYDMTGNVWEWTSDWFSLGHSNKAHSVNPTGASKSFDPKKPTEIALHVIKGGSYLCAPNYCSRYRPAARESQAPDTGTSHIGFRLVKNLV; this is encoded by the coding sequence ATGCGAAAAAAACATTGCTTTTTAACGCTACTGCTGATTCAGCCAGTTGCACTCATATCACTATTGAGCAATTTATCCGCATTAGCAGTTACCGTTAATCTCTGTCCTCCAGAGATGGTACTCATTTCTGGAGGTATTTTCAATATGGGAGCGGATGATTCGGGTTTTGTGGAAGAGCGAACAGCGAAAAATGTTACAGTTACCTCCTTCTGCATTGATAAATACGAGGTGACAAACGCCCAATTTGCTGAGTTTGTCAAAGCAACAAAGTATGTAACAGTTGCACAACGCCCTTTGTCAAAAGAACAGTTTCCCGACTTACCAGATGAGCAGAGATTACCAGGTTCTCTGGTGTTTCATCAGCCACAACAAGGTGTTAAGCAAGTCCAATTTCTCAGTTGGTGGCATTGGACACCTGGTGCTAACTGGCAGCATCCCTTTGGCAGTGATAGCACTGTTGTAGGTAAAGAAAAATACCCAGTTGTGCATATTGCCTACGAGGATGCCCAAGCTTATGCAATATGGGCAGGAAAATCCTTACCAACAGAAGCACAGTGGGAATATGCGGCTCGTGGTGGCTTAGATGGCGCAACTTATACCTGGGGTAATCAATATTCGGAGAAAAAAGCCAACACCTGGCAGGGGATTTTCCCTTTTTTCAATACCAAAGCTGATGGTTATATAGGAACGGCAAAAGTAGGCTCTTTTTCGGCCAATGGTTATGGACTTTACGATATGACCGGTAATGTTTGGGAATGGACTTCCGACTGGTTCAGTTTAGGACATAGCAACAAAGCTCACAGTGTCAACCCCACAGGAGCAAGTAAAAGTTTTGACCCTAAAAAACCCACAGAGATTGCTCTTCATGTAATCAAAGGCGGCTCTTATTTATGTGCGCCGAACTATTGCAGCCGCTACCGTCCAGCCGCACGAGAGTCTCAAGCCCCCGATACAGGAACTAGCCATATCGGGTTTCGCTTGGTGAAGAACCTGGTTTAA
- a CDS encoding arylsulfatase, producing the protein MLSLIFRAIALSLVITLLMVSNPALAATSKVLPIRPPSFQGEIGTTYKESTPDFPAPITAPKNAPNVLLVLLDDVGFGQASTFGGSIETPNLTRLAEKGLRYNQFHTTALCSPTRAALLTGRNHHSVGTGVVAELATGYPGYTTILPKSAATVAEVLRQNGYNTAAFGKWHNTPDYETSAVGPFDRWPTGLGFEYFYGFMGGDTNQWSPALVENTKRVAPPINNPNYHLTPDLVDHAIAWIRSQQSIAPEKPFFTYLATGATHAPHHAPKAWIDKYQGKFDQGWDKLREETFVRQKQLGVIPANAQLTPRAKEFPAWDSLSQDEQRIYAHEMEVFAGFLAHTDYEVGRLIDAIDKLGELDNTLVIYIVGDNGASAEGGLTGSVNELKVFNRIPESQEQLLASLNDLGSPKTFKGLPENKIYR; encoded by the coding sequence ATGTTGAGTTTAATTTTTCGGGCAATCGCTCTATCTCTGGTCATCACCTTGTTGATGGTTAGTAACCCTGCCCTAGCAGCTACATCAAAGGTTCTCCCTATTCGTCCACCGTCTTTTCAAGGTGAAATTGGCACAACTTACAAAGAGTCAACACCCGATTTTCCCGCCCCAATCACTGCTCCTAAAAATGCTCCTAATGTCTTATTAGTACTACTGGATGATGTGGGCTTTGGGCAGGCAAGTACTTTTGGTGGTTCTATAGAAACCCCCAATCTGACTCGTTTAGCAGAAAAAGGATTACGCTACAACCAATTCCACACTACAGCCCTTTGCTCACCTACCAGGGCAGCTTTGTTAACTGGGCGCAATCATCATTCTGTGGGTACAGGTGTAGTGGCAGAGTTAGCAACCGGTTATCCAGGTTACACGACTATTTTACCCAAGAGTGCGGCTACTGTGGCGGAAGTGCTGCGTCAAAACGGTTATAATACTGCGGCTTTTGGCAAATGGCACAATACACCAGATTATGAAACCAGTGCAGTGGGGCCTTTCGATCGCTGGCCGACAGGTTTAGGATTTGAGTATTTTTACGGTTTTATGGGTGGTGATACTAACCAATGGAGTCCGGCTTTGGTAGAAAATACCAAGCGGGTTGCACCACCAATCAATAATCCTAATTACCATTTAACTCCAGATTTAGTAGACCATGCGATCGCCTGGATTCGTTCTCAACAATCCATTGCTCCTGAAAAACCTTTCTTCACCTATCTGGCTACCGGTGCTACCCATGCACCCCACCACGCCCCCAAAGCCTGGATTGACAAGTATCAAGGCAAATTTGACCAAGGCTGGGATAAATTGCGGGAAGAAACCTTTGTCCGTCAGAAACAACTGGGTGTAATTCCTGCCAATGCCCAGCTTACTCCCCGTGCCAAAGAATTCCCCGCTTGGGATTCTCTATCTCAAGATGAACAAAGAATTTATGCCCATGAAATGGAGGTGTTTGCAGGATTTTTAGCACATACAGACTATGAAGTCGGACGGTTGATTGATGCTATAGACAAACTTGGGGAATTAGATAACACCTTAGTAATCTATATCGTCGGTGATAACGGCGCTAGTGCCGAAGGTGGTTTAACTGGTAGCGTCAATGAACTGAAAGTCTTTAACAGAATACCGGAAAGCCAAGAACAACTTTTAGCTTCCTTGAATGACTTAGGTAGTCCCAAAACCTTTAAGGGACTTCCAGAAAATAAAATATACAGATAA